A region of the Streptomyces durocortorensis genome:
CGGTCTGCCCGCCGGAGGCGTTCAGCACGCGGGCGACCTCGTCGCGCATCGCCGCGGCGCTGGGGAAGCGCTCGTTCGGGTTCTTCTTGAGCGCGCGGGCGACGAGGGCGTCCATCGCCGGGGTGACCGACCGATTGATGCTGGACGGCGCGACCGGCTCCTCCTGCACATGCGCGTACGCGATGGCGAGCGGCGAGTCCGCGTCGAACGGGATCCGGCCGGTGAGCAGCTGGAAGAGCATGATGCCCACCGAATACAGGTCGGACCGGGCGTCGACGCCGCGGCCGAGGGCCTGCTCGGGGGAGAGGTACTGCGGGGTGCCCACGACCATGCCGGTCTGCGTCATGGAGGTGACGCCGGACTGCATGGCCCGGGCGATGCCGAAGTCCATGACCTTCACGACGCCGCGCTTGGTCATCATCACGTTGCCGGGCTTGATGTCCCGGTGGACCAGGCCCATCTCGTGGCTGGTCTCCAGCGCGGCGAGGACGTCCGCGGTCACCTTCAGCGCCTTGTCGGCGGGCATCGCGCCGTGACTCTGGATGTCGGAGGCCAGGACCGAGCCGAGCGGCTGGCCCTCGACGTACTCCATGACGATGTACGGCATCAGCGCACCGCCGAGCTCGTCCTCGCCGGTGTCGAAGACGGAGACGATGTTGGTGTGCTGGAGCTTGGCGACGGCCTGTGCCTCGCGCCGGAAGCGCTCGCGGAAGGACTGCTCGCGGCCGAGCTCGGTGTGCAGGGTCTTGATCGCGACCTGGCGGTCGAGCGCGGAGTCGTAGGCCAGGTAGACGGACGCCATCCCGCCTTCGCCGAGCAGGTCGCGCAGCTGGTAGCGGCCGCCCGCGACCGCCCCGCCCGCGTAGCGGCCCTGTGCGCCGTCCTGGCTCATGACTTGCATCCCCCTCGGCGGCGCGCAGGCACGCGATGTGCGGTGCACGCGATGTTCCCTAATTACGCGCCAAGTCTGCCCGAGGGGTCTGACACGTCAAGCCGGGTGCCCGTTCCGTGACCCTACGCACAAGAAGCGTCTCGGAAGCGTTACAGGAAACGCATCAAATTCAGGTGTAGGGCGCGCCGGGCGGTCGGATGATCGGCCCGGGACGGAACCGGGGTGTCCGGCGGAGGCTGTAGCGTGACGTGGCAATGCAGCAAGGCACCGTGAGAACCCGCGGACGCGCGGACAGAAACGACGGCGAGGACTGATGGCACCCGATTCCGAAGCAAACGGCGGCGGAGTCTCGGATGGCACCGACTCCTGGGGTGTCGGCGGCGTCGTCGGCGACGGACGGTACCGGATGACCCACCGGCTCGGCCGGGGCGGCATGGCAGAGGTCTACGCGGCGGAGGACGTCCGGCTCGGACGGACGG
Encoded here:
- a CDS encoding protein kinase domain-containing protein; translation: MSQDGAQGRYAGGAVAGGRYQLRDLLGEGGMASVYLAYDSALDRQVAIKTLHTELGREQSFRERFRREAQAVAKLQHTNIVSVFDTGEDELGGALMPYIVMEYVEGQPLGSVLASDIQSHGAMPADKALKVTADVLAALETSHEMGLVHRDIKPGNVMMTKRGVVKVMDFGIARAMQSGVTSMTQTGMVVGTPQYLSPEQALGRGVDARSDLYSVGIMLFQLLTGRIPFDADSPLAIAYAHVQEEPVAPSSINRSVTPAMDALVARALKKNPNERFPSAAAMRDEVARVLNASGGQTGAPMIVAGGGPASSGSGVGSAVFPPVDQATPAPQSVQTPYQPHPHQQPHQSGPYNQPTPAPTPSYGYPQASQAQGYPTPGPLAHQTPPPYTINPQHTTSVGGPGGGGSKRNMPVVVGSIVVALLAVGGLITAIALQGGKDDQAGKDGDPGTSESTDEGYRPPERNRTMKETECSNASEDSNDPKKVRAPRFVYKDILSAKSCAAAAGWTIKVIEETGNTYAEDQVVGQFPSPGAAVDERGAHFELKVSTGRAS